One [Clostridium] saccharolyticum WM1 DNA segment encodes these proteins:
- the istA gene encoding IS21 family transposase, producing MKGYRVYNSIQQLKDMGFKRAAVAAQLQINRRTVDRYWTMTADEYETQQQALKRGSSVDDYRDQILYWLRAYPTLSSAQVCDWLKEHYNEDFRERTVSRYVKRLREEYGLKKVPIPRDYEAVPELPMGQQMQVDFGQLLMPNVDGGQTRVYAAAFLLSASRYKYAEMQSRPFTAADLVNICHNCFRYFGGMPREMVFDQDSIVCVSENAGDIVYTYEFEKFRQETKMTIYMCRGADPESKGKIENTVKYIKGNFLSNRLYVDDGILNGSCLEWLSRTANAKVHGTTKRIPAEVFKEECEHLRPLVGFDEAVLPVVCRTVRKDNTIIYDSNRYSVPLGTYNKQPEVRIETKEGTQSQAILKRNIYLSIFWHILSGSSCNCNLSFELL from the coding sequence ATGAAGGGGTATCGTGTGTACAATTCTATTCAACAATTAAAAGACATGGGCTTTAAGCGAGCTGCCGTGGCGGCACAGCTTCAAATCAATCGCCGTACAGTGGACAGGTATTGGACAATGACGGCAGATGAGTATGAAACGCAGCAGCAGGCCCTGAAGCGTGGGAGCAGCGTGGATGATTACCGCGACCAGATTCTGTATTGGTTGAGGGCTTATCCAACACTTTCCTCCGCACAGGTCTGCGACTGGCTAAAAGAGCATTATAACGAAGACTTCCGGGAACGCACCGTTTCACGGTATGTCAAGCGGCTCCGAGAGGAATACGGCTTGAAGAAGGTTCCTATTCCGAGAGACTATGAAGCGGTACCCGAGCTCCCGATGGGGCAGCAGATGCAGGTGGACTTTGGACAGCTCCTGATGCCGAATGTTGACGGTGGACAGACCAGAGTTTATGCAGCAGCATTTCTGCTCTCGGCATCCCGGTACAAGTATGCCGAAATGCAAAGCCGACCTTTCACAGCAGCAGACTTGGTGAATATTTGCCACAACTGTTTCAGATATTTCGGTGGAATGCCGCGTGAAATGGTTTTTGACCAGGACAGCATTGTATGCGTCAGCGAAAATGCCGGAGATATTGTCTACACCTATGAATTTGAAAAGTTCCGGCAAGAGACGAAAATGACAATCTACATGTGCCGTGGCGCAGACCCCGAAAGCAAAGGGAAAATTGAGAACACGGTAAAATATATCAAGGGCAACTTCTTGAGCAATCGCCTTTATGTGGATGACGGGATTCTCAACGGCAGTTGTTTGGAGTGGCTGTCTCGTACCGCCAATGCAAAGGTGCACGGAACCACAAAACGTATTCCCGCTGAGGTTTTCAAGGAAGAATGTGAGCATCTTCGGCCGCTGGTTGGTTTTGATGAAGCTGTACTTCCTGTGGTTTGCCGCACCGTCCGAAAGGACAACACCATTATCTACGACAGCAACCGTTATTCCGTTCCTTTGGGTACCTACAACAAGCAGCCGGAGGTACGGATTGAAACGAAGGAAGGCACTCAATCACAGGCTATTCTTAAGCGGAATATATACCTCTCAATTTTCTGGCACATTCTATCAGGGTCATCTTGCAATTGCAATTTGAGCTTTGAATTGCTATAA
- a CDS encoding diguanylate cyclase, with amino-acid sequence MIEEEYSTIYKRLIRRFIISSFILLSVFMLKQFIIHYQIVQEENTSYIVNIAGRQRMLSQKVVKDMSLIQLDQTISDDERYKTDMEDSLELWKKSHYELLDLNKSETIFSNNSSRINQMYQDLEPIFISIIDEANLFLKESRESGADITKTNEHISTILFHESEYLKKMDSIVCTYEIEAKESVKLIEQTHTILFLIILLTIVFILIKIFIPLLDYLKSAFWNANESNKNLIKMFQTMKGALFVIKRDGQILFMNGDAEKIISKENNSKEILYLATSVNWIKFDVTELIEQVKNGDGRIEDIETTIEDKDGNMISVIISAVTGIYNGSEAVMINLFDVTAQKQAENALKNIAIKDELTGLYNRHFLESIIDEEFDRAKRYDIPLSAALLDLDHFKKVNDKWGHPVGDSVLKLTANLLQNNIRKSDYAIRIGGEELLILMPNTDSQGAYVTAEKVRKAIEEAIHPVVGRYTASFGVAERTMEEKYTDLYSRIDKALYQAKNNGRNRVVIADI; translated from the coding sequence GTGATTGAAGAAGAGTATAGCACAATTTACAAGAGATTAATTCGTAGGTTTATAATTTCTTCATTTATATTACTTTCTGTATTTATGTTAAAGCAGTTTATAATACATTATCAAATAGTACAGGAAGAGAATACGTCGTATATTGTTAATATTGCCGGGAGGCAAAGAATGTTAAGTCAAAAAGTAGTCAAGGATATGTCTTTGATTCAACTTGATCAGACTATTTCAGATGATGAACGATATAAGACGGATATGGAAGATAGTCTTGAATTATGGAAGAAATCACATTATGAACTCTTGGATTTAAATAAGTCAGAAACTATCTTTAGTAATAATTCAAGTAGGATTAATCAAATGTATCAGGATTTAGAGCCTATTTTTATAAGTATCATTGATGAAGCAAATCTTTTTTTGAAGGAATCGAGAGAGTCAGGCGCTGATATAACCAAAACAAACGAGCACATAAGTACCATACTTTTTCATGAATCTGAATACTTAAAGAAAATGGATTCTATTGTATGTACCTACGAAATAGAAGCAAAGGAATCTGTCAAATTAATAGAGCAAACGCACACAATTCTTTTTCTCATAATACTATTAACTATAGTTTTTATATTAATTAAAATCTTCATCCCATTACTCGATTATTTAAAGAGTGCATTTTGGAATGCAAATGAAAGTAATAAGAATTTAATTAAAATGTTTCAAACCATGAAAGGAGCGCTGTTCGTTATTAAAAGGGATGGACAGATACTCTTCATGAATGGGGATGCTGAAAAGATCATTTCGAAAGAAAATAATTCCAAGGAAATTCTATATTTAGCAACCAGTGTAAATTGGATTAAATTTGATGTAACGGAATTAATTGAGCAGGTAAAAAATGGCGATGGTCGAATCGAAGATATCGAAACAACCATTGAGGATAAAGATGGGAACATGATTTCAGTTATTATATCTGCCGTTACGGGGATTTATAACGGCTCTGAGGCGGTCATGATTAACCTTTTTGATGTGACAGCACAAAAACAGGCTGAGAATGCACTGAAAAATATTGCAATAAAAGACGAATTAACAGGATTATATAATCGACATTTTTTAGAAAGTATTATAGACGAAGAATTTGATAGGGCAAAACGATACGATATTCCTCTGTCAGCTGCATTATTAGATTTAGATCATTTTAAAAAAGTGAATGATAAATGGGGGCACCCAGTCGGAGATTCTGTCCTAAAATTAACAGCAAATCTCCTTCAAAACAATATTAGAAAATCTGATTATGCGATTCGAATTGGTGGAGAAGAGCTATTAATTCTAATGCCAAATACAGATTCACAGGGTGCATATGTGACGGCTGAAAAAGTAAGAAAAGCAATAGAAGAAGCAATACATCCAGTTGTAGGAAGATATACAGCCAGCTTTGGAGTTGCGGAGCGAACGATGGAAGAAAAATATACAGATCTTTATTCAAGAATAGACAAAGCATTGTACCAGGCAAAAAACAATGGAAGAAATCGAGTGGTAATTGCAGATATATGA